Proteins encoded together in one Lachnospiraceae bacterium JLR.KK008 window:
- a CDS encoding ABC transporter substrate-binding protein, whose product MKKMFSIVVASAMVAATLAGCGGTAASDSTTDNTTPESTATENAAEGESAGASDGAAFRIGGIGPVTGAAAVYGQAVKNAAQLAVDEINAAGGVNGAMIEFNFQDDEHDAEKAVNAYNTLKDWDMQMLLGTVTSTPCTAVVEKSHEDNLFQLTPSGSAVESIQYDNAFRVCFSDPNQGSASAQYIGENKLATKVAVIYNSSDVYSSGIYQTFASEAPNQGLEIVSAEAFTADSSTDFSVQLQKAKDAGAELVFLPIYYTEASIILGQADKMGYAPIFFGCDGLDGILAVEDFDTSLAEGVMLLTPFAADAEDELTQNFVTAYQDAYGDIPNQFAADAYDGIYALKAALEKAGATPDMSASDICEALKVSMTEITIDGLTGVGMTWGADGEPNKAPKAVKITDGAYAAM is encoded by the coding sequence ATGAAAAAAATGTTCAGCATTGTTGTAGCATCAGCTATGGTGGCAGCTACCCTGGCAGGCTGCGGAGGGACTGCAGCTTCTGATTCTACAACAGACAACACGACGCCGGAGAGTACGGCGACAGAAAATGCAGCGGAAGGAGAGAGCGCAGGGGCATCTGACGGTGCAGCGTTCCGGATCGGTGGGATCGGCCCTGTGACTGGTGCGGCAGCAGTATACGGTCAGGCAGTAAAAAATGCGGCTCAGCTGGCAGTCGATGAGATCAATGCGGCAGGCGGCGTGAACGGCGCCATGATCGAGTTCAATTTCCAGGATGATGAGCATGACGCAGAGAAGGCAGTCAACGCTTACAACACATTGAAAGACTGGGATATGCAGATGCTGCTTGGTACGGTAACGAGTACACCTTGTACCGCAGTCGTTGAGAAGTCCCATGAGGATAATCTGTTCCAGCTTACACCTTCAGGGTCCGCGGTGGAGAGTATCCAGTATGACAACGCATTCCGCGTATGTTTCTCCGACCCGAACCAGGGAAGCGCATCCGCGCAGTACATCGGCGAGAATAAGCTGGCGACAAAGGTAGCGGTTATCTACAACAGTTCCGACGTATATTCTTCCGGTATTTATCAGACATTTGCATCAGAAGCTCCCAACCAGGGTCTTGAGATCGTATCCGCGGAGGCGTTTACCGCAGACAGCAGCACAGATTTTTCCGTGCAGCTTCAGAAAGCAAAAGATGCCGGCGCTGAGCTTGTATTCCTTCCTATTTATTATACTGAGGCTTCTATCATTTTAGGTCAGGCAGATAAGATGGGATATGCACCGATCTTCTTTGGCTGTGACGGTCTGGACGGTATTCTTGCAGTAGAGGATTTTGATACGTCTCTTGCAGAGGGCGTGATGCTTCTGACACCGTTTGCGGCAGATGCGGAAGATGAACTGACACAGAATTTCGTAACGGCATATCAGGACGCTTACGGTGACATTCCGAACCAGTTCGCAGCAGATGCCTATGACGGCATTTATGCACTGAAAGCAGCGCTTGAAAAAGCAGGCGCGACGCCTGACATGAGCGCTTCCGATATTTGTGAGGCACTGAAAGTATCCATGACAGAGATCACGATTGATGGTCTGACAGGCGTAGGCATGACATGGGGCGCTGACGGCGAACCGAACAAAGCGCCGAAGGCTGTTAAGATCACAGACGGCGCATACGCTGCCATGTAA
- a CDS encoding TrkA family potassium uptake protein encodes MKAVLIIGMGNFGYHLCRKMAELGNQIMVVDEREEALEEVLSVVTSAKIGDCTKVDVLKTLGVDNFDYCFVCVGENFQSSLEITSQLKEMGAKYVISKAVRDIQSKFLLRNGADEVIYPDRDIAERLANRCSASHVFDYIELSRECSIYETVPLPEWIGRTVRELDIRPKYHVNILGIKKGEFTDFVIHPDYRFADGDHLIVMGNNDDVFRVLKRLDEKKR; translated from the coding sequence ATGAAAGCGGTTTTAATTATCGGGATGGGAAATTTCGGTTATCATCTGTGCAGAAAGATGGCGGAGCTGGGCAATCAGATCATGGTCGTGGACGAACGGGAGGAGGCGCTGGAGGAAGTGCTTTCGGTCGTGACGAGCGCCAAGATCGGCGACTGTACGAAAGTGGACGTATTAAAGACATTGGGTGTGGACAATTTTGATTATTGTTTTGTCTGTGTCGGAGAGAATTTCCAGAGCAGTCTGGAGATCACGAGTCAGTTAAAAGAGATGGGCGCCAAATATGTGATCAGTAAGGCAGTCAGGGACATTCAGTCGAAATTCCTGCTGCGAAACGGCGCCGACGAGGTCATCTACCCGGACCGTGACATAGCGGAACGGCTGGCCAACCGCTGCAGTGCGAGCCACGTGTTTGACTATATTGAGCTGAGCCGGGAATGCTCGATCTACGAGACGGTTCCTCTGCCGGAATGGATCGGCAGAACCGTGCGGGAGCTGGACATCCGACCCAAATATCATGTGAATATTTTAGGGATTAAAAAAGGAGAATTTACGGACTTTGTGATCCATCCGGATTATCGGTTTGCAGACGGTGATCATCTGATTGTGATGGGCAATAACGATGATGTGTTCCGTGTGCTTAAGCGTTTGGACGAAAAAAAACGTTGA
- a CDS encoding TrkH family potassium uptake protein encodes MKRKYRNGLSQIQLIALGFFIIIVIGTLLLMLPISSRGEAAKPLDALFTATSATCVTGLVVADTFRNWTLFGQLVILGLIQTGGLGFMTIGVFFSIYIRRKISLRERELLQESINTLQLAGVVRLTKLIVKGTLLIEGVGALLLSIRFIPQMGFWKGCYYGVFHAVSAFCNGGFDLMGEKEAYSSLVEYVQDPLVNLVIMALIVVGGIGFIVWQDIYEHGLHVKKYMLHTKIVLLTTATLLFGSAFLFWLFERRTLFADLSPMGQALAAMFSSATARTAGFNTVDTGALSNGSKLLTMILMFIGGSPGSTAGGIKTTTVVVLIMYTWNSLCSKNGCSIFGRRIPDEIIKKSSMVLVINLLMALTAGVIICGIQPELSMDNVAFEICSAIGTVGMTTGITRDLSAVSKCIITFLMYCGRIGSMTFALSFMQKKKTEPVQYPLGKITVG; translated from the coding sequence ATGAAACGGAAATATAGAAACGGGCTGTCGCAGATTCAGTTGATTGCCCTGGGATTTTTTATCATCATTGTAATCGGAACGCTGCTGCTTATGCTGCCGATCTCTTCCAGGGGAGAAGCAGCAAAGCCGCTGGACGCCCTGTTTACGGCGACGAGCGCGACCTGTGTGACAGGTCTGGTCGTGGCGGATACGTTTCGCAACTGGACACTCTTTGGACAACTTGTGATTCTGGGGCTGATCCAGACCGGTGGTCTCGGGTTTATGACGATCGGCGTGTTCTTTTCGATTTATATCAGAAGAAAGATCAGCCTGCGGGAACGGGAACTGCTCCAGGAGAGCATCAATACGCTGCAGCTTGCGGGGGTTGTCAGACTGACGAAGCTGATTGTGAAAGGAACGCTCCTGATCGAGGGGGTCGGGGCGTTGCTGCTCAGCATTCGCTTTATTCCGCAGATGGGGTTTTGGAAAGGCTGTTACTATGGCGTTTTCCATGCGGTATCGGCATTTTGCAACGGCGGATTTGACCTGATGGGCGAGAAGGAGGCCTATTCTTCCCTCGTGGAATATGTGCAGGACCCGCTCGTGAATCTTGTAATTATGGCGCTCATCGTCGTGGGCGGCATTGGCTTTATCGTCTGGCAGGACATATATGAACATGGCTTGCATGTAAAAAAATATATGCTTCATACGAAGATCGTACTGCTGACGACCGCCACGTTATTATTTGGCAGCGCCTTTTTATTCTGGCTCTTTGAGCGGCGGACCTTATTTGCGGACCTCTCTCCAATGGGACAGGCTCTGGCGGCTATGTTCAGCTCTGCCACAGCCAGGACAGCCGGGTTTAATACGGTCGATACGGGGGCGCTCTCCAACGGCAGTAAACTGCTGACGATGATCCTGATGTTTATCGGCGGCAGCCCCGGTTCCACAGCGGGCGGTATCAAGACGACGACGGTTGTGGTGTTGATTATGTATACATGGAACAGTCTTTGCAGCAAGAACGGGTGCAGTATCTTCGGACGGCGGATTCCGGACGAGATCATCAAAAAATCCAGTATGGTTCTCGTGATCAATCTGCTGATGGCGTTGACGGCAGGGGTGATCATCTGCGGCATCCAGCCGGAACTTTCAATGGACAATGTGGCGTTTGAAATCTGTTCTGCCATCGGAACTGTAGGTATGACGACCGGCATTACCCGGGATCTGAGCGCCGTCTCCAAATGTATCATCACATTTCTCATGTACTGCGGCAGGATCGGCAGCATGACATTTGCCCTGTCGTTCATGCAGAAAAAGAAGACGGAACCGGTACAGTATCCGCTGGGGAAGATCACGGTAGGGTAG